The following is a genomic window from Bactrocera tryoni isolate S06 chromosome 2, CSIRO_BtryS06_freeze2, whole genome shotgun sequence.
GAAACAACGAAGCGCACAAAAATTCTCTCTAGTAAGTAGTGACTGTTTCTTTGCAAATCGTAAATAGATGCGAGTTGGTCAACATTTCGTTTGGCTTTGCGTTGAAAACTTTTTGTGAGAAAGTATTCATTCCAAAAGGAACTTTGCTGTCAAAACAAATGTCTGACTCAAAGCGGAGCGGAAGTTCTATATGAATTATCCATTAGACTTTTGCAGAAAACGTATATCATAATAATTTACGTTCTTAGCTTTTGTAAACAGCTTTCAACAAATGTCATTATCAAAGTAATTTACAGATTATTTATAGAGATAAGTGATTTGTTTTCGCacactattattatttaattattagtttttgcaaaaaaagctaaaattgttataaattcgTTCTCAAAAGAAgcaacaaaatttcataaaattgtgATAGTAATAAGACGTCATATTTCTAATGTCGCCTGAATCATTTCACCTTTGTTCGGGTTCATTTCTTCTGAGCTGagtggaaaaaaaaaaacaaataaataaatataaatataaataattaaataaagtaaagtcatatagtaaaaaaattgttgagtgTATAGATTCGATTATCTTGGGGaaagttaaaatttacaaaacgaTGAAGTTGGCTTTTTTCTGGATCTATGTAGTTCTATTTTCTATAAAGGAAGTGGTCAACGCGGCGTCATTTTTCAAACGAGCAAAATTATTATCTCCTGTAATATTTGGtaagtttcatcaatatattgATTTGTTTACCACAAAATGTAGTACTTGTCTTTATGGACGACCATTGTATAAAAACCTATACGCATTGTTACAGTTCCAGGCGACGGTGGAAGTCAACTCGAGGCGAAACTCAATAAATCGAGCTCCCTTCTGTATTGTGCAAAGAAATCTGATTGGTACAGTCTGTGGTTAAATTTAGAATTATTGGTGATACCGCCAGTTTATTGTTGGgttgaaaatgttaaactatgTTACGATGAAATTACTCGAACAACTCGCAATACACCAGGAGTTGAGATACGTGTTCCTGGATGGGGTGATCCTGAGGTGGTTGAATGGATAGATCCTACACATAATAAAGCTGGGGCCTACTTTAAAGATATAGCAAATGTGTTAGTTGATTTGGGTTATGAACGAAAAAAGAATATACATGGAGCACCATATGACTTTCGAAAAGGACCAAGTATGCCTTTGATATAATTATAAGTGTATTctacgtttttatttattttgctctaGGTGAACATCGTcaatttttcattgatttaaaaaaacttgttGAGGATTCGTATGAACGAAACTCAAAGTCGCCTGTTACGTTCATATCCCACAGTATGGGCAGTCCAATGACATTAGTGTTTCTTCACCAACAGACTACGGAATGGCGGAAAAAATACGTAAAGCGGCAAATAAGTTTAGCCGGAGCATGGGCTGGTAGTATGAAAGCCCTTAAAGTGTTTGCAATGGGTAagtcattaaaataaataaatatatagttgCTGAAGGGTCCTaaagaaaattgtattatattatttgcttcAAAATCTATAACGCTATATATCCAAAAATAggtaataatttcaaatattatttttcaaggtGATGATTTGGACTCGTTTCTTCtcagtggaaaaattttaaaggaaGAACAAATTACGAATCCCTCTACCGCGTGGTTACTTCCCTCGCCGCTCTTTTGGCGACCTTCGGAGGTCTTGGTAGAAACCCCTTCACGTGTTTATACAATGTCACAAATGAAGCAATATTTCGACGATATTGATTATTCCGTTGGTTGGCATATGCGAGCAGACAATATGCAATTCACATTAAATTTCAGTCCGCCAGAAATAGAACTACATTGTCTGTACGGGGACGGTTTGGACACGGTTGAACGGTAAGTTGAAAGATTTCTGGATGCCacatttaatacatatatacatacatataccatatgaAGCATTATTTTACTTCCGCCTTAGTTTACAATACAAAAAGGATACTATCATTGATGAAACACCTAAATTGATAATGGGAAAAGGTGATGGAACAGTAAATCAGCGGTCCTTACGTGCTTGTCATGCATGGATCGATCGACAAAGTGCCAATATCACGAACGTTGCTTTAAATGGGGTGGACCATATGGGTGTACTTGCACACAAAGATGtattgaattatattaaaaatgttatgcAGACCTAGCTTCTTCAaaacaaatgtatacaaattttactcaatattttttacttactttttacATATCTGGACATGTGAATTGTTAAACAcgttttttctaaatttaatttcgGATGATTGTACGTGGTTTTGTCTTAAGAAAATAGTATAATGTACAACCTAAATACACTTTTGGTGTAATCTAGtgcaatgaaataaatatgacGACTGACTGATAactatatgtgtgtacatatgtataattgtttttatattgacTTTACCGTAATTTAACCAACAGCGATTTACACCAACGATTAAAAACACAAGAATTGAAAGAAGGTagccaaataaaataattttttttttgattattatacTGTTTATGAGTTTTTCGTCCAACGAGAGCCTTGAAGCTCAGTTAATAGGGATACCGTTGAAATCGTATCaaacatacattttattatGGTATTTTGCGATtgagctgctatctaaacccaTCGCGAAAACTCAGCACCATAAACACTGCCTGCACCAAGGCATGGCTTTGGATCGAAACTATCACAGCTACCTTCAGTCGTGGTCGAAGATTGAACAGATCGTACAAGTTTTCTTCATTCTTATGGAGCGAATACGATTtgaagaaaatactttttttattttttgttacataaaaTTTCTCacgaaatttattaaacatttctttattttttaatacagtGGAAATAACTATTTTCTTTGGCTtagtctaaataaaaaatt
Proteins encoded in this region:
- the LOC120769071 gene encoding phospholipase A2 group XV-like encodes the protein MKLAFFWIYVVLFSIKEVVNAASFFKRAKLLSPVIFVPGDGGSQLEAKLNKSSSLLYCAKKSDWYSLWLNLELLVIPPVYCWVENVKLCYDEITRTTRNTPGVEIRVPGWGDPEVVEWIDPTHNKAGAYFKDIANVLVDLGYERKKNIHGAPYDFRKGPSEHRQFFIDLKKLVEDSYERNSKSPVTFISHSMGSPMTLVFLHQQTTEWRKKYVKRQISLAGAWAGSMKALKVFAMGDDLDSFLLSGKILKEEQITNPSTAWLLPSPLFWRPSEVLVETPSRVYTMSQMKQYFDDIDYSVGWHMRADNMQFTLNFSPPEIELHCLYGDGLDTVERLQYKKDTIIDETPKLIMGKGDGTVNQRSLRACHAWIDRQSANITNVALNGVDHMGVLAHKDVLNYIKNVMQT